From one Chryseobacterium sp. 3008163 genomic stretch:
- the hutH gene encoding histidine ammonia-lyase, producing the protein MKINKFLELKDFQRIIIENESIELDPSLLQRVNESFSFLKEFSKNKVIYGVNTGFGPMAQFKISDEDTHQLQYNLIRSHSSGIGNPLPADEVKACMLARLNTLSLGNSGVHESVVNLLKELINRDVTPLIFEHGGVGASGDLVQLAHLALVLIGEGEVFYKGERKSTKKVFEIEGLEPIQVEIREGLALMNGTSVMSGIGIVNAYKANQLTEISIKLSCAINEIVQAYDDHFSEVLNGTKLHVGQQKIAEKMRVHLSDSKLIRKRADHLYTHFEEQEKVFKEKVQEYYSLRCIPQILGPVLDTLEYTEKVLENEINSANDNPIINVADQHVYHGGNFHGDYISLEMDKLKIVVTKLTMLAERQLNYLLNSKINEILPPFVNLGKLGFNFGMQGVQFTATSTTAESQMLSNPMYVHSIPNNNDNQDIVSMGTNAAVICRKVIENAFEVLAIEAITVVQAIEYCGYQDKVSSKTKELYDDIRQLIPAFSDDMVMYPYLQKVKDYLKK; encoded by the coding sequence GAATACAGGTTTCGGACCGATGGCTCAGTTCAAAATCAGTGATGAAGATACACACCAGCTTCAATATAATCTGATCAGAAGTCACTCTTCGGGTATCGGAAATCCGCTTCCGGCAGATGAAGTGAAAGCTTGTATGTTGGCAAGATTAAACACTTTGTCATTAGGGAATTCAGGAGTTCATGAATCTGTTGTGAATTTACTTAAAGAATTAATAAACAGAGATGTTACGCCACTGATTTTCGAACATGGCGGAGTAGGAGCAAGTGGTGATTTAGTACAGTTAGCCCATTTAGCTTTAGTATTAATTGGCGAAGGCGAAGTTTTTTATAAAGGCGAAAGAAAATCGACCAAAAAAGTTTTTGAAATTGAAGGCTTAGAGCCGATTCAGGTGGAGATCCGCGAAGGCTTAGCTTTAATGAACGGAACTTCGGTTATGTCTGGAATTGGAATTGTAAATGCATACAAAGCCAATCAGTTAACTGAAATTTCAATTAAATTATCTTGCGCTATCAACGAAATTGTTCAGGCTTACGATGATCATTTTTCGGAAGTACTGAACGGAACAAAACTTCACGTAGGTCAGCAAAAAATCGCAGAAAAAATGCGTGTTCATCTGTCAGATAGTAAGTTGATCAGAAAAAGAGCCGATCATTTATATACTCATTTTGAGGAGCAAGAAAAGGTTTTCAAAGAAAAAGTACAGGAATATTACTCGTTAAGATGTATTCCTCAAATTTTAGGACCCGTCTTAGATACGTTAGAATATACCGAGAAAGTTTTAGAAAACGAAATCAACTCGGCAAACGATAACCCGATCATCAACGTGGCAGACCAGCACGTTTACCATGGCGGAAATTTCCACGGAGATTATATTTCTTTGGAAATGGATAAGCTAAAAATTGTGGTGACGAAACTCACAATGTTGGCAGAAAGACAATTGAATTACCTTTTAAATTCAAAAATCAACGAAATCTTGCCTCCTTTCGTAAATTTAGGTAAATTAGGTTTTAATTTCGGGATGCAGGGCGTTCAGTTTACAGCAACTTCTACAACGGCGGAAAGCCAGATGTTATCGAACCCGATGTACGTTCATAGTATACCTAATAATAATGATAATCAGGACATTGTAAGCATGGGAACGAATGCTGCGGTGATTTGCAGAAAAGTAATTGAAAATGCGTTTGAAGTTTTGGCAATCGAAGCCATTACAGTCGTTCAGGCAATTGAATATTGCGGGTATCAGGATAAAGTTTCATCTAAAACAAAAGAATTGTATGATGATATCAGACAATTAATCCCGGCTTTTTCGGATGACATGGTAATGTACCCGTATCTTCAAAAAGTGAAGGATTATTTGAAGAAATAA
- the fabG gene encoding 3-oxoacyl-ACP reductase FabG, with amino-acid sequence MKCAIITGGSRGIGRAICIKLAEEKNYHILINYTSNEAAAKETLAKVEELGSTGEILKFDVGNAEETQKVLNEWQENNPKAIVEVIVNNAGITRDGLFMWMPSEDWNSVINTSLNGFYNVTNFFIQKLLRNKYGRIINMVSVSGVKGTAGQTNYSAAKGALVGVTKALAQEVAKRNITVNAVAPGFIKTDMTQDFNEDELKAMIPANRFGEAEEVADLVAFLASKKSSYITGEIININGGIYS; translated from the coding sequence ATGAAATGTGCAATCATAACAGGTGGTTCCCGCGGAATCGGAAGAGCAATCTGTATAAAACTAGCTGAGGAGAAAAATTATCATATTTTAATTAATTATACTTCAAACGAAGCTGCAGCCAAGGAAACTTTAGCTAAAGTGGAAGAGCTGGGTTCTACAGGAGAAATTCTTAAATTCGATGTAGGTAATGCCGAAGAAACCCAGAAAGTTTTAAATGAATGGCAAGAAAACAATCCAAAAGCTATCGTTGAGGTTATCGTCAATAATGCCGGAATTACAAGAGACGGATTATTCATGTGGATGCCAAGCGAAGATTGGAATTCTGTGATTAACACGAGTTTAAATGGATTTTATAACGTGACCAATTTCTTCATTCAGAAATTATTGAGAAACAAATACGGCAGAATTATCAATATGGTTTCTGTTTCCGGAGTGAAAGGAACTGCGGGACAAACCAATTATTCAGCCGCAAAAGGTGCTTTAGTCGGAGTTACAAAAGCTTTGGCTCAGGAAGTTGCTAAAAGAAATATTACAGTAAACGCTGTTGCTCCCGGTTTCATTAAAACAGATATGACGCAGGATTTCAACGAAGACGAACTGAAAGCTATGATTCCCGCCAACCGATTTGGTGAAGCGGAAGAAGTGGCAGATTTAGTCGCATTTTTAGCATCAAAAAAATCTTCCTACATCACAGGAGAAATTATTAATATTAACGGAGGAATTTATTCGTAA
- a CDS encoding beta-ketoacyl-[acyl-carrier-protein] synthase family protein encodes MENRVVITGMGIYSCIGTSLEEVKESLYQGKSGIVLVDERKEFGFRSGLSGVVPKPDLKNHLNRRQRVSMGEESEYAYVATLDALKQANIDQDFLDQNEVGILYGNDSVSKAVVESIDIAREKKDTTLMGSGAIFKSMNSTVTMNLSTIFKLRGINLTISAACASGSHSLGLAYMMIKNGFQDIIVCGGAQETNKYSMASFDGLGVFSVREDEPTKASRPFDSERDGLIPSGGAASLIVESLESAQKRGATILGEIVGYGFSSNGAHISTPNVEGPSLAMNRALKQSGLDVKDIDYINAHATSTPIGDGNEAKAIHEIFGSEVPVSSTKSMTGHECWMAGASEVIYSILMMQNDFVAPNINLENPDEDAKKINLISETKNQKIDVFLSNSFGFGGTNSALIVKKFE; translated from the coding sequence ATGGAAAATAGGGTAGTCATTACCGGAATGGGAATTTATTCTTGCATCGGAACTTCTTTGGAAGAAGTGAAAGAATCCCTGTATCAAGGTAAATCTGGAATTGTTTTAGTTGATGAAAGAAAGGAATTTGGTTTCAGATCTGGTTTATCCGGAGTTGTTCCGAAACCTGATTTGAAGAATCATCTTAACAGACGCCAGCGTGTAAGCATGGGCGAGGAAAGCGAATATGCTTATGTCGCAACCCTTGATGCTTTAAAGCAAGCCAATATCGACCAGGATTTTTTAGACCAAAATGAGGTCGGAATTTTATATGGAAACGATAGTGTTTCAAAAGCAGTTGTAGAATCTATCGACATTGCGAGGGAAAAAAAAGATACGACTTTAATGGGTTCAGGAGCGATTTTCAAATCGATGAATTCCACTGTGACGATGAATCTTTCTACGATTTTTAAATTAAGAGGAATCAATTTAACCATCAGCGCAGCGTGTGCAAGCGGTTCTCATTCTTTAGGGTTGGCTTATATGATGATTAAAAACGGTTTTCAGGACATCATCGTTTGCGGTGGTGCTCAGGAAACCAATAAATATTCGATGGCGAGTTTTGATGGTTTGGGCGTTTTTTCGGTAAGAGAAGATGAACCGACCAAGGCATCAAGACCTTTTGATTCTGAAAGAGACGGCTTAATTCCAAGTGGTGGAGCGGCTTCTTTAATTGTTGAAAGTTTAGAATCTGCACAAAAAAGAGGCGCAACTATTTTAGGAGAAATCGTAGGTTATGGTTTTTCTTCAAACGGAGCTCATATTTCTACACCCAATGTTGAGGGGCCATCTTTGGCCATGAACCGAGCTTTAAAACAATCAGGTTTAGATGTGAAAGATATTGATTACATCAATGCTCATGCGACTTCAACGCCAATTGGTGATGGGAATGAAGCGAAAGCAATTCACGAAATTTTTGGAAGTGAAGTGCCGGTGAGTTCTACAAAATCGATGACCGGTCATGAATGCTGGATGGCGGGTGCAAGTGAAGTGATTTACTCCATTCTGATGATGCAGAACGATTTTGTAGCTCCTAATATCAATCTGGAAAACCCCGATGAAGACGCCAAAAAGATTAATTTAATCTCCGAAACTAAAAATCAAAAAATTGACGTATTTTTGTCGAATTCTTTCGGATTCGGAGGAACAAATTCTGCATTAATCGTTAAAAAATTTGAATAA
- a CDS encoding acyl carrier protein has protein sequence MEREKIVAIANDFLINEFEVDGDEISNDAHFKKTLGLDSLDYIDLVVVIESSFGVKLGEADFKNIVTFDDFYSTIENKITEKKA, from the coding sequence ATGGAAAGAGAAAAAATTGTTGCCATTGCTAATGATTTTTTAATCAATGAGTTTGAGGTAGATGGTGATGAGATCAGCAATGATGCCCATTTCAAGAAAACTTTGGGCTTAGACAGTTTAGATTATATTGATTTGGTGGTGGTCATCGAGTCCAGTTTTGGTGTGAAATTAGGAGAAGCCGATTTCAAAAACATCGTTACTTTCGATGATTTCTACTCGACAATTGAAAACAAAATCACTGAGAAAAAAGCTTAA
- a CDS encoding lipid A biosynthesis acyltransferase, producing the protein MNKWKGKSKGSILGYRIFVWCIRNMGIRSSYFVLYFVATYYSLFEKKSNHYISYYFQKRLNYGYWKSKFSVFKSYFTFGTVLIDKTAISAGLRDKYTYEFDGIENLRSLLAEKKGGVLISAHIGNFEIAEHFFAEIDFDCQINLVTTDQEVTVIKEYLESVSVKKSNIKFIYVKDDMSHIFDINEALSKNELICFTGDRYFEGSKFLEGDLLGKSAKFPAGPFLIASRLGVPVVYVYVMKEKNLHYHLYARVAENVKKRDAQGLLNSYTQNLESMIQKYPLQWFNYFDFWDDID; encoded by the coding sequence ATGAACAAGTGGAAAGGCAAGTCTAAAGGCTCAATTTTAGGATACAGAATCTTTGTTTGGTGCATTAGAAATATGGGAATCCGCAGTTCTTATTTTGTTCTTTATTTCGTTGCAACTTACTATTCCCTTTTCGAGAAGAAAAGCAATCATTACATTTCTTATTACTTTCAAAAAAGATTAAACTATGGATATTGGAAATCAAAATTTTCAGTATTCAAAAGCTATTTTACATTTGGGACGGTTTTGATTGATAAGACTGCTATTTCTGCAGGTTTAAGAGATAAATACACCTACGAATTCGACGGAATAGAAAATCTCAGAAGCCTTTTAGCCGAAAAAAAGGGTGGTGTTCTTATTAGCGCGCACATCGGAAATTTCGAAATTGCAGAACATTTTTTTGCCGAAATTGATTTCGATTGTCAGATTAATTTAGTTACTACAGATCAGGAAGTTACAGTCATTAAAGAATATCTTGAAAGTGTTTCTGTAAAGAAAAGCAACATCAAATTCATTTATGTAAAAGATGACATGTCGCATATTTTCGACATCAATGAAGCTTTGTCAAAAAACGAATTGATTTGCTTTACAGGTGACCGTTATTTTGAAGGTTCAAAATTTCTTGAGGGAGATTTATTAGGGAAAAGTGCAAAATTTCCTGCAGGTCCGTTCCTTATTGCTTCCAGATTGGGCGTTCCGGTTGTTTATGTCTATGTGATGAAAGAAAAAAATCTTCATTATCATTTGTATGCTAGAGTTGCGGAAAACGTGAAAAAACGCGATGCACAGGGGCTTTTAAATTCTTATACTCAAAACCTTGAATCAATGATTCAAAAATATCCGCTTCAATGGTTCAACTATTTCGATTTTTGGGATGATATTGATTAA
- a CDS encoding GNAT family N-acetyltransferase — protein MRTPPYSSFPIVSNENITLRNITSADMPALIEISFYDAVKATTVEIAEEMQNKINQDYITGNSIHWGIAENSTNNIVGTCGYYRGFENNGGELGCILLSESQGKGYMTQALSLAIDYGLQEIGLDRIWAVTNRDNHRAVQLLERLNFKKINNTQLEDHDVEYELRKLDLID, from the coding sequence ATGAGAACACCGCCCTATTCTAGTTTTCCTATAGTTTCAAATGAAAACATCACGCTGAGAAATATTACATCCGCTGATATGCCGGCTCTTATTGAAATCTCTTTTTACGATGCCGTAAAAGCAACAACTGTAGAAATAGCAGAAGAAATGCAGAATAAAATCAACCAGGATTATATTACTGGAAATTCTATTCATTGGGGGATTGCAGAGAATTCTACAAATAATATTGTAGGTACTTGTGGCTACTATCGAGGCTTCGAAAACAACGGTGGTGAACTGGGTTGCATTTTGCTCTCAGAATCACAAGGAAAAGGTTACATGACGCAGGCTCTCTCATTAGCGATAGATTATGGATTACAAGAAATTGGCCTTGACCGTATTTGGGCAGTAACCAATAGAGACAATCATCGGGCCGTTCAGCTTTTGGAAAGACTTAACTTTAAAAAAATCAATAATACTCAACTTGAAGACCATGATGTAGAGTATGAATTGAGAAAACTTGACCTCATAGATTAA
- a CDS encoding M16 family metallopeptidase, whose product MAQKFDTQTVTDGQGYTYETVKNDQAGVRVYTLKNGLKVYLAKNDDAPRIQTYVPVRTGSNNDPSDNTGLAHYLEHMVFKGTSHLGTQDWAKEKVLLQQISNLYEQHKAEKDPEKKKALYKKIDEVSNEASKFAIANEYDKAISSLGATGTNAHTWLDETVYKNNIPANELEKWLKVEKERFSELVLRLFHTELEAVYEEFNRAQDNDSRLVNYALMEALFPKHPNGQQTTIGTSEHLKSPSMVAIHKYFDTYYVPNNMAVVLVGDLDFDKTIKLVDQYFGSFKYKELPMKKMVSEEPMTQVVTRTVKSPSTPRMTMAWRSDSYGTKDARLASMIGEILSNSGDAGLIDLNISQKQKVLSAGAYESPYKTYGAFTMYVVPKEGQSFDEAKKLLLGQLDLVKKGQFPDWMLKAIVNDMKVQRMKGWETADGLATTLYNAYINERTWQQELDEINDYEKITKADIVKFANEFFKDNYVVVYKEKGVNDKLVRVQNPAITPIKLNREAQSPFLKDILGTKAGDIKPQFIDYKTAIATSEIKDKKVSFVENKYNKVAQVNYIFPFGTDNDKELSLGVSVLQYLGTDKYTPEQLKEEFYKLGISNSFRTSNDQTIISLSGLESNMKKGVELLNHWMTNVKADKAIYDQTVKTILESREVGKKDKGRIMAALSNYAKYGKDSRMTDIISKQRLESINVNELMSKIKTLNQYPYEVFLYGEDQKGLEKAVKPFIDNTKLQPATAKVYAEPATEGKIYFTNYDMVQMEMAKVAKGGNVNLADFGKSNVFNEYFGRGLSSIVFQEIRESKSLAYSAYVSFGTASEKNHPNYVTNYIGTQANKLPLAVNAMNDLMADFPQIPAQFENSKGSALKQIASNRINRTNIFYNQLALKKLGVDYDIRKDIYAEIQTLSLPQLTSFYNTEIKPLKYNTAIIGKKENLNMESINKMGEFKEVTLEEIFGY is encoded by the coding sequence ATGGCGCAGAAATTTGATACGCAGACAGTGACCGACGGTCAGGGTTATACGTACGAAACTGTGAAAAATGATCAGGCTGGAGTGAGAGTCTATACTTTAAAAAACGGATTGAAAGTTTATCTCGCAAAGAACGACGATGCTCCGAGAATTCAGACGTATGTGCCTGTAAGAACGGGTTCAAACAATGACCCGAGTGATAATACCGGATTGGCTCATTATCTTGAGCACATGGTTTTCAAAGGAACTTCTCATTTGGGAACTCAGGATTGGGCAAAAGAAAAAGTTTTGCTTCAGCAGATTTCTAACCTTTATGAACAACACAAAGCAGAAAAAGATCCTGAAAAGAAAAAAGCACTTTATAAAAAGATCGATGAGGTTTCTAACGAAGCTTCAAAATTTGCAATTGCTAACGAATATGACAAAGCAATTTCATCTTTGGGGGCGACGGGAACCAATGCTCACACTTGGTTAGACGAAACAGTTTACAAAAACAACATTCCGGCTAACGAATTGGAGAAATGGCTGAAAGTTGAAAAAGAACGTTTCTCAGAATTGGTTTTAAGACTTTTCCATACAGAATTGGAAGCAGTATATGAAGAATTCAACAGAGCTCAGGATAACGACAGCCGCTTGGTAAATTATGCTTTAATGGAAGCGCTTTTTCCTAAACATCCGAACGGACAACAGACTACGATTGGTACTTCAGAACATTTGAAAAGCCCGTCAATGGTGGCGATTCATAAATATTTTGATACGTATTATGTGCCTAATAATATGGCGGTTGTTTTGGTTGGAGATTTAGATTTCGACAAAACGATAAAATTAGTTGACCAATATTTCGGGTCGTTCAAATACAAAGAACTCCCGATGAAGAAAATGGTTTCTGAAGAGCCAATGACTCAGGTGGTAACAAGAACTGTAAAAAGTCCTTCTACACCAAGAATGACGATGGCTTGGAGATCTGATTCTTACGGAACAAAAGATGCAAGATTGGCAAGTATGATTGGTGAAATCTTAAGCAACAGCGGTGACGCAGGTTTGATAGATTTAAATATCAGCCAAAAGCAAAAAGTTCTAAGCGCAGGAGCTTATGAATCTCCTTACAAAACTTATGGTGCGTTTACAATGTATGTTGTGCCGAAAGAAGGACAAAGTTTTGATGAGGCTAAAAAATTGTTGCTTGGACAATTAGATTTGGTTAAAAAAGGACAGTTCCCGGATTGGATGCTGAAAGCCATCGTGAACGATATGAAAGTACAGCGTATGAAAGGTTGGGAAACTGCAGACGGTTTGGCAACAACTTTATACAATGCTTACATAAACGAAAGAACCTGGCAACAGGAATTAGACGAAATTAATGATTACGAAAAAATCACCAAAGCAGATATCGTGAAATTTGCGAATGAGTTTTTCAAAGACAATTATGTTGTCGTTTATAAAGAAAAAGGAGTGAATGACAAATTGGTTCGTGTACAGAATCCTGCCATCACGCCAATTAAACTCAACAGAGAAGCGCAGTCGCCTTTCCTTAAAGATATTTTAGGAACAAAAGCGGGAGATATCAAACCTCAGTTTATTGATTACAAAACGGCAATTGCTACTTCTGAAATTAAAGACAAAAAAGTAAGCTTCGTTGAAAACAAATACAACAAAGTAGCTCAGGTAAATTATATTTTCCCTTTTGGGACAGATAATGACAAAGAATTGAGCCTTGGAGTAAGTGTTCTACAATATTTAGGAACTGATAAATACACTCCTGAACAATTAAAAGAAGAATTCTACAAATTAGGAATTTCAAACAGCTTCAGAACTTCAAATGACCAAACGATCATCTCTCTGAGCGGATTGGAAAGCAACATGAAAAAAGGGGTAGAATTGCTGAACCACTGGATGACCAACGTAAAAGCCGACAAAGCAATCTACGACCAAACCGTAAAAACAATCTTAGAATCAAGAGAAGTTGGTAAAAAAGATAAGGGAAGAATTATGGCAGCACTTTCTAATTACGCTAAGTATGGAAAGGACTCCAGAATGACTGATATTATTTCTAAGCAGCGTTTGGAAAGCATCAACGTGAATGAATTGATGTCAAAAATCAAAACATTAAACCAATATCCTTACGAGGTTTTCTTGTACGGAGAAGATCAGAAAGGTCTTGAAAAAGCGGTGAAACCTTTTATTGACAACACCAAACTACAGCCTGCAACTGCAAAAGTATATGCGGAGCCTGCAACTGAAGGTAAAATATATTTCACCAACTATGACATGGTGCAGATGGAAATGGCGAAAGTTGCTAAAGGAGGCAACGTAAACTTAGCAGACTTCGGAAAGTCTAATGTATTCAACGAATACTTCGGACGTGGTTTATCTTCTATCGTTTTCCAGGAAATAAGAGAGAGTAAGTCATTGGCTTATTCAGCATATGTTTCTTTTGGTACAGCTTCTGAGAAGAATCACCCGAATTATGTAACCAACTACATCGGAACTCAGGCCAATAAATTGCCTCTTGCTGTAAATGCAATGAATGATTTGATGGCCGATTTCCCACAAATTCCGGCACAGTTTGAGAACTCTAAAGGTTCAGCGTTGAAGCAGATTGCCTCAAACAGAATCAACAGAACCAATATTTTCTACAATCAATTGGCGTTGAAAAAACTAGGTGTTGATTATGACATCAGAAAAGATATCTATGCAGAAATTCAGACATTAAGCCTGCCACAACTGACAAGCTTCTACAATACTGAAATCAAACCGTTGAAATATAATACCGCCATCATCGGGAAAAAAGAAAACCTGAATATGGAATCAATCAACAAAATGGGAGAATTCAAAGAAGTTACCCTAGAAGAAATCTTCGGATATTAA
- a CDS encoding VOC family protein encodes MKTKMIWANFAVEDLDRTTKFYNALGFKSNGRADELTSFFFGDNNFVIHFFLKDILEKNTDLKFLNNPNSNEIIFTLSAETKEEVDDWADSVKNAGGKIESEPKKFGDKYYGFTFSDPDGHKFNVFMM; translated from the coding sequence ATGAAAACCAAAATGATTTGGGCAAACTTTGCCGTGGAAGATCTTGACCGCACTACTAAGTTTTACAATGCATTAGGATTTAAATCAAATGGTCGTGCTGACGAATTGACAAGTTTTTTCTTTGGCGACAATAACTTTGTGATTCATTTTTTCCTAAAAGATATTTTAGAGAAAAATACAGATCTCAAATTTCTGAACAATCCGAATTCCAATGAAATTATTTTCACTTTATCAGCAGAAACAAAAGAAGAAGTTGATGATTGGGCAGACTCTGTGAAAAACGCTGGCGGAAAAATAGAATCTGAACCGAAAAAATTTGGTGACAAGTATTACGGATTTACTTTCTCAGATCCCGATGGACACAAGTTCAATGTATTTATGATGTAA
- a CDS encoding BtrH N-terminal domain-containing protein yields MKINFEHHQTAHCENGVASNLLLNRGLKLSEPMIFGIGSGLFFVYLPFLKVNFAPGFSYRPMPGAIFSKAAKRLGIKIKRVKFSNPKEAQAALEKNLEQNIPTGLQVGVFNLTYFPEEYKFHFNAHNLVVYGKEDGKFLISDPVMDFATTLTEAELEKVRYAKGALAPKGHMYFPTHIPENVNLEEAIKKGIKDTCKNMLAPVPIIGVKAMRWVAKSIPRWAEKKGTKVTNHYLGQLIRMQEEIGTGGGGFRFIYGAFLQESAVILKNDELKELSKEITAIGDLWRDFAVDIARVYKNRNSKSDIYNQLSKSMLHIADLEEAFYKKLRKAI; encoded by the coding sequence ATGAAGATCAATTTTGAACACCATCAGACAGCCCACTGCGAAAACGGTGTTGCCTCCAATTTACTTCTCAACAGAGGTTTAAAACTTAGCGAACCCATGATTTTCGGAATCGGTTCGGGATTATTTTTCGTGTATTTGCCTTTTTTGAAAGTAAATTTTGCGCCCGGTTTCAGTTACCGTCCGATGCCGGGAGCTATTTTCAGCAAAGCGGCAAAAAGATTGGGTATCAAAATCAAAAGAGTTAAATTTTCAAACCCGAAAGAAGCTCAGGCTGCTTTAGAGAAAAATTTAGAACAAAATATCCCGACAGGTTTGCAAGTAGGCGTTTTCAACCTTACTTATTTTCCTGAAGAATATAAATTCCATTTTAATGCTCACAACTTAGTGGTTTACGGAAAAGAAGACGGAAAATTCCTCATCAGTGACCCTGTAATGGATTTCGCAACAACTTTGACGGAAGCTGAATTGGAAAAAGTACGTTATGCGAAAGGCGCACTCGCTCCGAAAGGTCATATGTATTTCCCTACGCACATTCCGGAAAATGTAAACTTGGAAGAAGCTATCAAAAAAGGAATCAAAGACACTTGTAAAAATATGTTGGCTCCTGTTCCGATCATTGGAGTAAAAGCAATGCGTTGGGTGGCGAAAAGCATCCCGAGATGGGCAGAGAAAAAAGGCACGAAAGTGACCAATCATTATCTCGGACAACTCATCAGAATGCAGGAGGAAATCGGAACCGGCGGTGGCGGATTCAGGTTTATTTATGGTGCTTTTTTACAGGAATCCGCTGTAATTCTTAAAAATGACGAGTTAAAGGAATTATCCAAAGAAATCACTGCCATCGGTGACCTTTGGAGAGATTTTGCTGTGGATATTGCAAGAGTTTACAAAAACAGAAATTCGAAAAGCGACATTTACAATCAGCTTTCAAAATCAATGCTTCATATTGCTGATTTGGAGGAAGCTTTTTATAAGAAATTGAGAAAAGCAATATAG
- a CDS encoding ABC transporter ATP-binding protein: MENIIEIKNLYKKYKNSEDFSVNDISLNIDKNEIYGILGPNGAGKTTLISMLSGLIKPTSGSFTINGLSPKKDGSKIKQIIGVVPQEYALYPTLTAKENLLFFGSLYGLKSKNLHKEIDEALELMGLTKFAHKKVDQFSGGMKRRCNLIAGTLHNPKVLFLDEPTVGVDVQSKKAIIDYLLDLNKKGTCIIYTSHHLSEAEEFCTKIAIIDHGKIHATGTPEELVEKVANAENLEDVFISLTGKELRDVV; this comes from the coding sequence TTGGAGAATATCATCGAAATAAAAAATCTTTACAAGAAATACAAAAATTCGGAAGACTTTTCGGTTAATGATATTTCTTTGAACATCGATAAAAACGAAATCTATGGAATTCTCGGTCCCAACGGAGCGGGAAAAACCACGCTGATTTCTATGCTTTCAGGTTTAATCAAACCAACCTCAGGAAGTTTTACCATCAACGGATTGTCTCCTAAAAAAGACGGTTCCAAAATTAAACAAATCATCGGCGTTGTTCCTCAGGAATATGCGCTCTACCCGACTTTGACAGCAAAAGAAAACCTTTTGTTCTTCGGAAGTCTGTATGGTTTAAAATCTAAAAACCTTCACAAAGAAATTGACGAAGCATTGGAATTGATGGGCTTAACGAAATTTGCCCATAAAAAAGTCGACCAGTTCTCAGGCGGAATGAAACGCCGTTGCAATCTGATTGCCGGAACACTTCACAACCCAAAAGTTTTGTTTCTGGACGAGCCGACCGTTGGCGTAGATGTTCAGTCAAAAAAAGCCATCATCGATTATCTTTTAGATTTAAATAAAAAAGGAACGTGCATTATTTACACTTCTCATCACTTATCGGAAGCTGAGGAATTCTGTACAAAAATTGCCATCATCGACCACGGAAAAATCCATGCGACAGGAACGCCGGAAGAATTGGTGGAAAAAGTTGCCAATGCGGAAAACTTGGAGGATGTTTTTATTTCATTAACCGGAAAAGAATTGAGAGATGTTGTATAA